From the Nitrobacter hamburgensis X14 genome, one window contains:
- a CDS encoding ParB-like protein: protein MALGFSLAYAFLTVLDNRAGMHPFDTSGRRRPYNDLPKSVDKLVRQTMPLDHRRR from the coding sequence ATGGCTCTGGGGTTTTCGTTAGCTTACGCCTTCCTGACCGTGCTCGACAACCGCGCCGGAATGCACCCGTTCGATACCTCCGGCCGGCGGCGTCCCTACAACGATCTTCCCAAGAGCGTTGACAAACTCGTCCGGCAAACCATGCCGCTCGATCATCGACGCCGCTAA
- a CDS encoding CYTH and CHAD domain-containing protein, translating to MELRLLASRGAFEKVRELPVVIQHTRNRATLRRLESVYYDTAKQLLFRHGISLRVRRNGRHFVQTLKLPPADGRPLGRRQRDVPVDSIVPDLARLPADEIGHPIMAQIKNTLVPVFTTKVRRYVQRLDFPDASADIVFDEGTIEAGTQQEAVFEIKLKLKSGNAGVLLDLGGQLLGAAPLQFSVCNTAERGYMLAFDLERSATKARLPDIAADEVVDNVIARLMGSCWHHLVKNSEVAQEETDPEGVHQMRVALRRLRTVCTMFQHYIPSPVFQAVSTEAKWVMQQLGRTRDWDVFAETATRLATTIPEIDLSGLREVVERQRQSNYGAVQAALADPRCSRFLLTLGHMIERRGWRNEIDSEALVVLSRPMLGLADKILARLHRKALKRGVHFNRLDSAMQHRLRIDVKKLRYAAEFLLPLYAAHLPVKRYVKRLAGLQAALGGACDIASSRTLIDVIRRNDQPALALAAGVVTGWQARDQLVAAKALRKRWRRFKTAETFWNR from the coding sequence ATGGAGTTGAGGCTGCTTGCATCGCGAGGAGCCTTCGAAAAGGTGCGCGAGTTGCCTGTCGTCATACAGCATACGCGCAATCGCGCCACGTTGCGTCGGCTCGAATCGGTCTACTACGATACCGCGAAGCAACTGCTATTTCGACATGGCATATCATTGCGCGTGCGGCGCAACGGCCGGCATTTCGTTCAAACATTAAAGCTTCCACCCGCCGACGGCAGGCCTCTGGGACGACGGCAGCGGGATGTGCCGGTTGACAGTATCGTTCCGGATTTGGCACGGCTTCCCGCCGATGAAATCGGCCATCCGATAATGGCGCAGATCAAGAATACGTTGGTGCCGGTTTTCACGACGAAGGTTCGCAGATATGTGCAGCGGCTCGATTTCCCCGATGCGTCGGCGGACATCGTATTCGACGAAGGGACGATCGAGGCCGGTACGCAACAAGAAGCTGTATTTGAAATCAAACTCAAATTGAAGAGCGGCAATGCGGGTGTTCTGCTCGATCTCGGAGGACAACTGCTCGGCGCTGCGCCCCTGCAATTCAGTGTCTGCAATACGGCGGAGCGTGGCTACATGCTCGCGTTTGATCTCGAGCGGTCAGCGACGAAGGCCAGGCTGCCCGATATTGCCGCGGACGAGGTCGTCGACAACGTCATCGCGCGCCTGATGGGATCATGCTGGCATCATCTCGTGAAGAATAGCGAGGTGGCGCAGGAGGAGACAGATCCAGAAGGGGTGCACCAGATGCGCGTTGCGCTGCGCCGTTTGCGGACGGTCTGCACGATGTTCCAGCACTATATACCGTCGCCGGTATTTCAGGCGGTCAGCACCGAAGCAAAGTGGGTGATGCAGCAGCTCGGACGGACGCGGGACTGGGATGTGTTCGCGGAGACCGCCACTCGCCTGGCTACAACCATCCCGGAGATCGACCTGAGCGGCTTGCGCGAGGTGGTCGAGCGGCAGCGCCAGTCGAACTACGGCGCCGTGCAGGCTGCTCTCGCCGATCCCCGTTGCAGCCGTTTTCTGCTCACGCTGGGCCACATGATAGAACGTCGTGGCTGGCGCAATGAAATCGACAGCGAGGCGCTGGTCGTCCTGTCGCGGCCAATGCTGGGACTCGCGGACAAGATTTTAGCGCGACTTCATCGTAAGGCGCTCAAGCGTGGCGTGCATTTCAATCGCCTCGACTCCGCCATGCAACACAGGCTCAGAATTGACGTCAAGAAATTGCGCTACGCGGCGGAGTTCCTGTTACCGCTTTATGCGGCTCACTTACCTGTAAAGCGCTACGTGAAGCGCCTCGCCGGGCTTCAAGCCGCGCTCGGCGGAGCATGCGACATCGCCAGCAGCCGCACTCTGATCGATGTAATCCGGCGGAACGATCAACCCGCGCTCGCTCTCGCCGCCGGCGTGGTCACCGGCTGGCAGGCACGCGACCAGTTGGTGGCGGCGAAAGCGCTGCGCAAAAGATGGCGACGATTCAAGACGGCGGAGACATTCTGGAATCGGTGA
- a CDS encoding S1C family serine protease codes for MALPAPEPQPDDSRLLDSYSATVTDAVDRIGPAVCRIEPVGAHRDAGLGSGFVIAPDGLIVTNFHVVGDARAVRVATPDGASTEGRVLGRDPDTDVALVRADGHFSDIAPLGDSGRLRRGQIAIAIGNPLGFEWTVTAGVVSALGRSMRASTGRLIDDVIQTDAALNPGNSGGPLVSSAGEVIGVNTAMIRGAQGIAFAVASNTASFVIAEIIRFGHVRRAFIGVSADTVVLPRRAALMSQVTSRTAVRLHSIEAHAPAAKAGLKEGDIIAAIDGRAVGGVDDLVRMLTAERIDRETVFTVVGRAGVRQITVIPTARR; via the coding sequence ATGGCTCTACCCGCGCCCGAACCGCAGCCGGATGACTCCCGCCTGCTCGATAGCTATTCCGCCACCGTCACCGACGCCGTCGACCGTATCGGTCCAGCCGTGTGCCGGATCGAACCCGTTGGCGCCCACCGCGATGCCGGACTAGGCTCCGGCTTCGTCATCGCGCCGGACGGTTTGATCGTCACCAATTTCCATGTTGTCGGCGATGCGCGCGCTGTGCGCGTCGCCACGCCTGATGGCGCGTCCACAGAAGGTCGGGTGCTCGGTCGCGACCCCGACACCGACGTCGCGTTGGTGCGCGCAGACGGGCATTTCTCCGACATCGCACCACTCGGCGATTCCGGGCGCCTCCGCCGCGGCCAGATCGCCATTGCCATCGGCAATCCGCTCGGCTTTGAGTGGACGGTGACGGCCGGCGTCGTCTCGGCGCTAGGCCGCTCCATGCGCGCCTCGACCGGACGACTGATCGACGACGTGATCCAGACCGACGCCGCGCTCAATCCCGGCAATTCCGGCGGCCCCCTGGTCTCGTCGGCAGGCGAGGTGATCGGCGTCAACACCGCCATGATCCGCGGCGCGCAAGGCATCGCCTTCGCCGTCGCTTCCAACACCGCCAGTTTCGTCATTGCCGAAATCATCCGCTTCGGCCATGTGCGCCGCGCCTTCATTGGCGTCTCGGCCGACACGGTCGTGTTGCCGCGCCGCGCCGCGCTGATGTCGCAAGTGACGAGCCGTACTGCCGTGCGGTTGCACTCGATCGAGGCGCATGCGCCTGCGGCAAAAGCCGGCCTGAAGGAAGGCGACATCATCGCGGCGATAGACGGCCGTGCCGTTGGCGGAGTGGACGATCTGGTACGCATGCTCACCGCTGAAAGGATCGACAGGGAAACGGTGTTTACAGTAGTCGGCCGCGCTGGGGTCAGGCAGATAACAGTAATTCCAACGGCGCGCCGCTGA
- a CDS encoding S1C family serine protease, with amino-acid sequence MSSFDLGAFSDAVAGIAEQAAPTTASFVTQHGRTATAFHWGDGFYVAAEEAVEPDEDLRLSLASGETVTTKLVGRDPSTGIALFNSATAAVAPVLEKAGPVRPGHLIVVAGREGASSLAVLGTVGEVGPAWRSLRGGTIDRRINLAVMTGGRFEGGPVLDARGGLVGMLLFGPRRRALVIPFETIERTVATLRSKGHVVRGYLGAGLHPIHHTDVQGAIVVGLDEEGPAKAAGIVLGDIVVSWNGEKVRGPRELIRRLGPDSASAAVTLGVLRGGEARDVTVTIGEKPLS; translated from the coding sequence ATGAGCAGTTTCGATCTTGGTGCTTTTTCCGACGCGGTCGCCGGCATTGCCGAACAGGCCGCACCGACCACCGCCAGTTTCGTGACCCAGCATGGCCGCACCGCAACGGCCTTTCATTGGGGCGATGGATTCTATGTCGCCGCCGAGGAGGCTGTCGAGCCGGACGAGGATCTGCGGCTCTCGCTCGCTTCCGGGGAGACCGTCACGACAAAACTGGTCGGTCGCGATCCATCGACCGGCATCGCACTGTTTAACTCGGCGACTGCTGCCGTCGCGCCTGTCCTTGAGAAAGCCGGTCCGGTACGGCCCGGCCACCTCATCGTCGTAGCGGGGCGTGAGGGGGCTTCGTCGCTCGCTGTGCTCGGAACCGTGGGCGAGGTCGGGCCGGCGTGGCGCTCGCTGCGCGGCGGCACCATCGATCGTCGGATCAATCTGGCGGTGATGACGGGGGGGCGCTTCGAGGGCGGACCGGTGCTGGACGCCCGGGGCGGACTGGTCGGGATGTTGCTGTTTGGTCCGCGCAGGCGGGCGCTGGTCATCCCCTTTGAGACGATTGAGCGCACGGTCGCGACGTTAAGGAGCAAGGGCCATGTCGTGCGCGGCTATCTTGGCGCCGGGCTGCACCCGATCCATCACACCGATGTACAGGGCGCCATCGTTGTCGGCCTCGATGAAGAAGGACCGGCGAAGGCGGCCGGTATTGTGCTGGGCGACATCGTCGTCAGTTGGAACGGCGAGAAGGTGCGCGGACCACGCGAATTGATCCGCAGACTGGGACCGGACAGTGCAAGCGCTGCGGTCACGCTTGGCGTATTGCGTGGCGGCGAGGCGCGCGATGTGACGGTTACCATTGGCGAGAAGCCATTGAGCTGA
- a CDS encoding helix-turn-helix transcriptional regulator: MRHDGEVSLLVLVALSDASRGERLAASLAGLGGVIALVGEDMEPDHAEVAVVDDVATVKSLPPGTPVVLLSGRDSAAITRGTVAATLGADADPVLIAAAARLAAAGYRITGGTLSASARLSDEVANDPEETAASLPIHLSPREAEVLALLAEGAPNKVIARRLGISVHTVKFHVAALLVKLGAANRTDAIATAMRQGLVLV, translated from the coding sequence ATGAGACACGACGGCGAGGTCAGCCTTCTCGTTCTCGTCGCGCTCAGCGATGCCAGTCGCGGCGAGCGTCTTGCCGCATCGCTGGCCGGATTGGGCGGCGTCATTGCGTTGGTTGGGGAGGATATGGAACCCGACCACGCGGAGGTTGCGGTCGTCGACGACGTTGCGACCGTGAAAAGCTTGCCGCCGGGCACGCCCGTCGTGCTGCTTTCCGGCCGCGACAGCGCGGCAATCACGCGCGGCACTGTCGCTGCAACGCTTGGCGCTGATGCCGATCCTGTTCTGATTGCCGCGGCGGCACGCCTGGCGGCTGCCGGCTATCGGATAACCGGAGGTACGCTCAGCGCTTCGGCTCGTCTCTCTGACGAGGTTGCCAACGATCCTGAAGAGACTGCGGCCAGCCTCCCCATCCACCTGTCGCCGCGCGAAGCGGAGGTGCTGGCGTTGCTTGCCGAAGGCGCACCCAACAAAGTGATCGCCCGCCGGCTCGGGATTTCGGTCCACACCGTCAAGTTCCACGTCGCGGCGCTCCTTGTGAAGCTTGGCGCCGCCAACCGCACCGATGCCATCGCCACCGCTATGCGGCAGGGGCTGGTGCTGGTCTAG
- a CDS encoding Hsp70 family protein: MSICGLDFGTSNSTLGTIADREPVLTALEADQTTIPSAIFYETGGAVLIGRRAIEAYVEGVPGRLMRSLKSVLGTALIDETTRLGRERTSFRNVIAYYVGAVKRRAEQAIGRELRHVVHGRPVHFVDNAPDADHKAERILCDIAREVGFNQVSFQFEPIAAALDYERQISAEEIALIADIGGGTSDFSIVRLGPKRHGKVDRSEDILANDGIRIGGTDFDRQLSLGVIMPLFGFGSAMKRPGLEVPSSYFHDLATWSNINRMYEPRVASDIRRVRRDADEPALLDRLLRVVAEQRGHTLAMEVEEAKIALSGVPRAKIPLDWVAAGLKAAVSRPDLVNHTKQLADCIGARVKICLAQAHLTASRVDAVFLTGGSVRLAHVRNAITKTLPSARIVEGDTFGAVGKGLTLEALHRYGPEK, from the coding sequence ATGTCAATTTGCGGACTCGATTTCGGGACATCAAATTCCACGCTCGGCACCATCGCCGACCGTGAGCCGGTTCTGACGGCACTGGAGGCCGACCAGACCACGATTCCCAGCGCGATTTTCTATGAAACCGGCGGCGCCGTCTTGATCGGACGCAGGGCGATTGAGGCCTATGTCGAGGGTGTGCCGGGCCGACTGATGCGCAGCCTTAAATCAGTGCTTGGCACCGCGCTGATCGACGAAACCACACGACTTGGGCGCGAGCGGACCAGCTTTCGCAACGTGATCGCTTATTACGTCGGTGCGGTGAAACGGCGCGCCGAACAAGCTATCGGTCGCGAGCTGCGACACGTCGTGCACGGCAGACCGGTTCATTTCGTCGACAACGCTCCGGATGCCGACCACAAAGCCGAGCGGATATTGTGCGATATCGCTCGCGAGGTTGGCTTCAATCAGGTTTCCTTCCAGTTTGAGCCGATTGCTGCGGCACTCGACTACGAGCGGCAGATATCGGCTGAAGAAATCGCATTGATTGCCGATATCGGCGGCGGGACATCTGACTTCTCGATCGTGCGCCTCGGGCCGAAACGTCACGGCAAGGTAGACCGTTCAGAGGATATTCTTGCCAATGATGGCATACGCATTGGCGGCACAGACTTCGATCGCCAACTCAGTCTCGGCGTCATCATGCCGTTGTTCGGCTTTGGCAGCGCCATGAAGCGTCCAGGGCTGGAGGTGCCTTCGAGTTATTTCCACGACCTGGCAACCTGGTCGAATATCAATCGGATGTACGAGCCGCGAGTGGCGTCGGATATTCGTCGGGTTCGCCGCGATGCCGATGAGCCAGCCTTGCTCGATCGGCTACTGCGCGTAGTCGCAGAGCAGCGCGGCCATACGTTGGCGATGGAGGTGGAAGAAGCCAAGATTGCTCTATCCGGTGTGCCCCGCGCAAAAATCCCGCTGGATTGGGTCGCAGCAGGCCTCAAAGCTGCCGTCAGTCGACCGGATCTCGTGAATCATACAAAACAATTGGCCGATTGTATCGGCGCCCGCGTCAAGATCTGCCTCGCGCAAGCGCACTTGACAGCGAGCCGCGTCGATGCCGTGTTCCTGACCGGCGGGTCGGTGAGGCTGGCCCATGTCCGCAACGCAATCACAAAGACACTACCCTCAGCCCGTATCGTCGAAGGCGACACCTTCGGCGCAGTCGGCAAGGGCCTCACCCTTGAGGCCCTCCACCGATATGGGCCGGAGAAATAA
- a CDS encoding Tex family protein, with the protein MANINRRIAEELGVREQQVEATVALLDGGATVPFVARYRKEITGSLDDAQLRTLEERLNYLRELEDRRVTILNSVREQGKLDAALEAAILAADSKGRLEDIYLPFKPKRRTKAEIAKERGLEPLAHLLLAEPQNDPKTVAEPFVNAEKSIADVAAALDGARAILVEHFAEDADLIGALREQMWSNGLMASTVRSGKKTEGEKFKDYFDFSEPLTKLPSHRILAMFRGEKEDILDLQMLPEPVSATPAPVSPCELKIMRRFAISDRGRAGDKWLIETVRWAWRTKIQVHLNVDLRMRLWNAAEQEAVRVFASNLRDLLLAAPAGARVTMGLDPGFRTGVKVAVVDATGKVVATTAVYPHEPQRQWDATLATLGKLAVQHRVDLIAIGNGTASRETDRLAMDLVKLLPDMKMSKIVVSEAGASVYSASAFASEELPELDVTLRGAVSIARRLQDPLAELVKIDPKAIGVGQYQHDLGESKLARSLDAVVEDCVNAVGVDANTASAPLLARVSGIGAGLAQTIVQHRDDNGPFKTRKGLKQVPRLGPKAFEQCAGFLRITGGDDPLDASGVHPEAYPVVRKILAATRSDIKALIGNVDILRQVKPQNFVDDTFGLPTVVDILRELEKPGRDPRPAFKAAVFKEGIETLKDVKPGMILEGAVTNVAAFGAFVDIGVHQDGLIHISAMSKSFVKDPRAVVKSGDVVKVKVLEVDVARKRIALTLRLDDELGGKSERAAQGLPRDKTRPMTSPPARPHQQSGGGALAEALRRATEKSGSGKTKS; encoded by the coding sequence GTGGCAAACATCAATCGACGGATCGCGGAAGAACTCGGCGTTCGCGAGCAGCAAGTCGAAGCGACGGTAGCGTTGCTCGACGGTGGCGCAACTGTTCCTTTCGTCGCCCGTTACCGCAAGGAAATCACGGGTTCGCTGGATGACGCTCAATTGCGGACGCTGGAAGAACGTTTGAATTATTTGCGCGAACTTGAAGACCGTCGTGTCACGATTCTCAATTCTGTTCGCGAACAGGGCAAGCTCGACGCCGCACTGGAAGCGGCGATCCTCGCTGCCGACAGCAAGGGGCGTCTGGAGGACATTTACCTTCCGTTCAAGCCGAAGCGCCGTACCAAAGCTGAGATCGCCAAAGAGCGCGGGCTGGAGCCGTTGGCTCACTTGCTGCTGGCCGAACCGCAGAATGATCCAAAGACGGTAGCAGAGCCGTTCGTCAACGCCGAAAAGTCGATCGCCGATGTCGCGGCTGCGCTCGACGGCGCCCGCGCTATCCTGGTGGAACATTTCGCGGAAGATGCCGACCTGATTGGCGCGCTGCGAGAACAGATGTGGTCGAACGGTCTGATGGCGTCCACCGTGCGTTCCGGCAAGAAGACCGAGGGCGAAAAGTTCAAGGACTATTTCGATTTTAGCGAGCCGCTCACCAAGTTGCCGTCGCATCGCATCCTCGCAATGTTTCGCGGTGAGAAAGAGGATATCCTCGACCTTCAAATGTTGCCCGAACCAGTTTCCGCTACGCCGGCCCCGGTCAGCCCCTGCGAATTGAAGATCATGCGGCGTTTCGCGATTTCCGATCGTGGCCGGGCCGGCGACAAGTGGCTAATAGAAACGGTGCGCTGGGCCTGGCGGACCAAGATCCAGGTTCATCTCAATGTTGATTTGCGGATGCGACTGTGGAACGCGGCCGAGCAGGAGGCGGTACGCGTGTTCGCGTCGAATTTGCGCGACCTCCTGCTGGCGGCGCCGGCGGGCGCGCGCGTAACCATGGGTCTCGACCCCGGATTCCGCACCGGCGTCAAGGTCGCTGTTGTCGATGCGACCGGCAAGGTGGTGGCGACCACGGCCGTCTATCCGCACGAGCCTCAGCGGCAATGGGATGCCACGCTCGCCACGCTCGGCAAGCTCGCCGTTCAACATCGCGTCGACTTGATCGCGATCGGCAACGGCACGGCGTCGCGCGAGACCGACAGGCTCGCTATGGATCTGGTAAAACTCCTGCCCGATATGAAGATGTCGAAGATCGTGGTGTCGGAGGCCGGCGCTTCGGTTTATTCGGCGTCGGCCTTTGCGTCCGAGGAACTGCCCGAACTCGACGTCACGCTGCGCGGCGCGGTATCGATTGCTCGACGACTGCAAGATCCATTGGCCGAACTGGTCAAGATCGATCCGAAGGCGATTGGGGTGGGACAATATCAGCATGACCTTGGCGAGAGTAAGCTGGCTCGCTCCCTCGATGCGGTGGTTGAGGATTGTGTTAACGCGGTCGGAGTGGATGCCAACACGGCGTCTGCGCCGCTTCTGGCACGCGTATCAGGGATCGGCGCGGGGTTGGCGCAAACCATTGTCCAACACCGTGACGACAATGGGCCGTTCAAGACACGGAAGGGGCTGAAGCAGGTGCCCCGGCTGGGGCCGAAAGCGTTCGAGCAATGCGCAGGTTTCTTGCGGATCACCGGCGGCGACGACCCGCTCGATGCCTCGGGAGTCCATCCGGAGGCTTACCCCGTCGTGCGCAAAATTCTTGCTGCAACCAGGAGCGACATCAAGGCGCTGATCGGAAACGTGGATATCCTGCGTCAGGTCAAGCCGCAGAACTTCGTTGACGACACCTTCGGTTTGCCGACCGTGGTCGACATTCTGCGCGAGCTGGAAAAACCCGGTCGCGATCCGCGCCCGGCCTTCAAGGCTGCGGTGTTCAAAGAGGGAATCGAGACACTCAAGGATGTTAAACCCGGTATGATCCTCGAAGGTGCCGTAACCAACGTGGCGGCGTTCGGCGCCTTCGTCGATATCGGTGTCCATCAAGATGGCCTGATCCACATTTCGGCGATGTCGAAGTCCTTTGTCAAAGACCCGCGCGCGGTCGTAAAGTCGGGTGACGTCGTCAAGGTGAAGGTATTGGAGGTGGATGTCGCCCGTAAGCGGATCGCATTGACGCTCCGTCTCGATGACGAACTCGGCGGCAAGAGCGAGCGTGCGGCGCAAGGCCTCCCACGAGACAAAACCCGCCCGATGACATCGCCGCCGGCCAGGCCGCATCAGCAGTCCGGCGGCGGAGCGCTTGCTGAAGCCCTGCGGCGCGCGACCGAGAAGAGCGGAAGCGGCAAGACTAAGTCATAG
- a CDS encoding (2Fe-2S)-binding protein — MARSNTAPATVSLPGLISIELTVNGAKVKLDIAPWTTLLDALRDRLGLTGTKKGCDHGQCGACTVLVDGRRINSCLTLAVMKGGAEVTTIEGLATDGVLHPVQQAFIDHDALQCGYCTPGQICSAVGLIAEGKAKTPDDIREMMSGNICRCAAYPNIVAAIAQAMDAS, encoded by the coding sequence ATGGCCCGGTCAAACACCGCTCCGGCAACCGTTTCGCTTCCCGGCCTGATCAGCATTGAACTGACCGTCAACGGCGCCAAGGTAAAGCTCGATATTGCTCCCTGGACAACGTTGCTCGATGCTTTGCGAGATCGTCTTGGCCTGACGGGGACCAAGAAAGGCTGCGACCATGGCCAATGCGGTGCCTGTACGGTGCTGGTGGACGGCCGACGGATCAATTCCTGCCTGACGCTTGCGGTGATGAAAGGCGGCGCCGAGGTGACCACCATCGAGGGTCTTGCGACCGATGGCGTCCTCCATCCGGTGCAGCAGGCCTTCATTGATCACGATGCGCTCCAGTGCGGTTACTGCACGCCGGGCCAGATCTGCTCCGCGGTCGGCCTGATCGCCGAAGGCAAGGCGAAGACACCCGATGACATTCGGGAGATGATGAGCGGAAATATCTGCCGCTGTGCGGCTTATCCGAACATCGTCGCTGCGATTGCGCAGGCCATGGATGCGTCATGA
- a CDS encoding FAD binding domain-containing protein, with protein MNNFQYSRATDVADALSQIAADASAKFIAGGTNLVDLMKYDVERPGRLIDISHLPLAKVEETTGGGLRIGALVPNSDLAWHPLVMERYPLLSSAILAGASAQLRNMASTGGNLLQRTRCFYFYDVATPCNKREPGSGCSAKDGINRINAILGTSDACIATHPSDMCVALAALDAKVHIAGPDGERAIAMADFHRLPGDTPQRDTNLDPKEIITAIELPAQRFNKHYTYLKIRDRLSYAFALVSVAAALEIDSGTIHDARLALGGVAHKPWRNPEAEAALIGQPATHDTFARAADIVLHEAKGFGHNTFKIDLARRVIVRGLTQAANGTPQSQSNKTIA; from the coding sequence ATGAACAATTTCCAGTACTCGCGCGCAACCGACGTTGCTGACGCCCTGAGTCAGATCGCGGCCGATGCCTCGGCAAAGTTCATTGCCGGCGGCACCAATCTCGTCGACCTGATGAAATACGACGTCGAGCGCCCCGGCCGGCTGATCGACATTTCGCACCTTCCGCTAGCCAAGGTCGAGGAAACGACCGGCGGCGGTCTGCGCATCGGCGCACTGGTGCCGAATTCCGACCTCGCCTGGCATCCACTGGTGATGGAACGCTATCCGCTGCTGTCGAGCGCCATCCTCGCCGGCGCCTCGGCCCAACTGCGCAACATGGCGTCCACCGGCGGCAACCTGCTGCAGCGGACCCGATGCTTCTATTTCTATGATGTCGCGACACCATGCAACAAGCGCGAGCCCGGTTCCGGCTGTTCGGCAAAAGACGGTATCAACCGGATCAACGCCATCCTCGGCACCAGCGATGCCTGCATCGCCACCCATCCCTCCGACATGTGCGTCGCGCTGGCGGCGCTCGATGCCAAGGTGCATATCGCCGGCCCCGACGGTGAGCGCGCCATTGCCATGGCGGATTTCCATCGCCTGCCCGGCGACACGCCACAGCGTGATACCAATCTCGATCCGAAAGAAATCATCACGGCCATCGAACTGCCAGCGCAGCGCTTCAACAAGCACTACACCTATCTGAAGATCCGGGATCGTTTGTCCTATGCCTTCGCGCTGGTCTCGGTCGCGGCCGCGCTCGAGATCGATAGCGGCACAATCCACGATGCGCGGCTGGCGCTCGGCGGTGTGGCCCACAAGCCGTGGCGGAATCCGGAAGCCGAAGCAGCCTTGATCGGACAGCCCGCCACTCACGACACCTTCGCTCGCGCGGCCGACATCGTTCTGCACGAGGCTAAGGGTTTCGGCCACAATACCTTCAAGATCGACCTCGCTCGGCGCGTCATCGTTCGCGGGTTGACGCAAGCCGCGAACGGCACACCGCAATCGCAATCTAATAAGACAATCGCATGA